The DNA window CCATAGTTCCGATTTCTTCTTTCAGCTCTCTTAAAGCTGCTTTTTCATAGCTTTCCCCTGACTGGGCATGGCCGCCAGCGCTGGTGCACCAATGCAGCGGACAAAAAGATGTGCATTTGCTTCTTAATTGCAAAGCCATTTCCCCTTTATCGTTGAAAACTAGAACATGAACTATCCTGTGAAGGAGCTGTTTTTCATAGATTTCTTTTTTAGAAGCTCTGCCTGTGATCTCATCATTTTCATTCACTGAATCTAAAAATTCCATCGTGGCTCTTATACGAATAATAAAAAAAATAAAAAATTAAAGCTCTGCGCTTGTTAAAATATTTATCCTCGTCTCTGTATTCCTGACTTTTGAGTCCATTGCAATCAGGTGCTTTATGCTCGATCTTTCAGCAATCTGAATCAATGCCCTGTCAATTATGCCGTCAAAGACAACTGCATAGCAGCCTGCGCCCAGGCTTTTTATTGTTGTCAGCAATTCCGATACAGGAACTTTTCCAAGAGTATTTGATTTTTCATCCAGAATATATGCTGCCCTTGTCCCTATAAGATCTTCAAGCATTCCCTTGAATGTTTTCTTTTCCTCAGGTGTTGCTATTGTTTTTCTTATCGGTGCAGGCGCATAAGAAGGCCTTGAAGGCTGTACAGGCTGCTGCATCGGCATCACTTGCCTTTGCGATGCAATAATTCTGCCTGCTGCTGTTGGTGCTCTTGATTCGCTTTCTGCGCTTCTTGAAACATCCAGCTTTAGCTGCTCTGCGCTTATTCTGCTTCTCAGTGCCTTGTGTATTTCCTTCTTTGTTATTTCTTCAACTTCTTTTCCATCAGGAGCTTTTACTGCATAGTCTATGTCCGTCGCAGACAACAATTCCTTTAAAATCAGGTCTCCGCCTCTGTCTCCATCAACAAATGCAGTAATTGTTTTTCTTTTGCTTAAGTCAATAATTGTCTGCGGAACAGATGTGCCGTTCATTGCTATTGCATTTTTTATGCCGTGCTTTAACAGATTGAGAACATCTGCCCTGCCTTCAACAACAACAATTTCATCAGATTCATCAATTGCCGGGCCTGCTGGCAGCCTGTCTTCGCCATATTCTGCTATTTCCATAACCCTTACAGAATAAGCCACTTCATCAGCAAGCTCCTGTGAATCCGGCATTGTTGTGTCAATAAGGCTTTTTAAAAGTTCTTTTGCCCTCTCTATAACAAAGCTTCTTTTTGAAACCCTGACATCTTCAATATTCTGCACTTTTGTTTTGGCATTGCACGGGCCTATCCTTTGTATTATCTCAAGCGATGCTGCAACTATTGCTGTTTCTGCTTTATCTAATGAAGACGGAACTATTATTGATCCTGTTGTTTTGCCGCTTCTTGTTTCGAGATTAACTTCTATTCTTCCTATTTTTCCGCTTCTCTGCAGCTCTCTAAGCTCAAGATCTGCTCCAAGCAGGCCTTCTGTCTGCCCGAATATTGCTCCAATCACATCGGGTTTATCAACTACGCCCTCTATTTCTATAACTGTATGAACTATGTACTTTGACGAAACCGGTGCTATTTTTCCCATTTTTTCCTCCAATAATCAATCTAGAAGGAGCATACTAATTCATTCTCATCTACACAACTATCGAATGAAATCATAATCATGATGCTTCCTTCCAAAAAGCTAGAACAGGCTTATTTTTCTCTTTAACGTCTATTTTTTCCTTTTTTCAATGAAAAAATAATAAATAAAGTGAAATTGACCTTAATTTTGATTTTTCAGCCTATTTTTGCTTTTTTATGACTATTAATTGTTTTTTAACGTTTTTAAACTTAAAATATGATGAATTCGGGTATTTTAACCCCCACATACACACCATATTTTCTTTAATTAAAGATACAGCGGGTATATTTAAAATTATTGGTTTATGATCTGATAATGCCGGCAATAAAAGCCGGAGTAACTTTTTATCCAAATAGTTTAGTGAACCAACTGATAATCTTTTGAATTAAACCAGAGCTTACACATTTTCCGTCAACACAGACATTTGTTGAGCATTCAAAATTATTATCGCAAGCCTCTTCTGATTTCAGCTGTTCTTTGAATATTCCGTTATCTGTGCAATATTTTCCGCCTTTTCTATAACCAAAAGGATAACACTTTCCATCTAATGGGCAGGAATCCTTGCAGAATAGTGTTTCTTCTTTAGATTCTTTCATTTCTTCTTTTAATTTTTCTAAGTCTACTGGCTGCGTTATTACTGCAGTCGCAGTTGGCTTTGCCGCTGCAGTCGTAGCTGGCTGTACTACTCCGGCCACAGTTTGTTGCGCTACTCCAGTCACTCCAGTAACAGCTGGCTGTGCTGTTGTAATAACAGTTTCATAACATTCTTCTAAAACACTGAAAGAATTAACCCCGCATTTGGACTTATCTTGGTAGCAATGTCCTTCACAATACAGTTCTGCTTTTTTATTCCAAACTTCAGCAGGCAAGCACCCTGCGTCTTGGGATACAGAGCTCGTCTTATCATAACATTCCCAGGCTGCGCGTTGAAATCCTCTTCCAACAATCTGTTCAGGAGTTACTTCTTCTCTTGGGATGCATTTGAATTCTGCATCCTCATTATTTCCATCTAATAGAATATATGCATATCCTCCGCAGCTGCTTTTCAAAGCAGTCTTTCTCCCCTTTTCGCCAATTACCTCCATTACACAACCAGTTTCTCCTTCACAACTTTGTCCAAACTCAGAATAACACTTTTGCAGCTGTTTAGATTCTAAAAATTTGCATGTTACCTGTTCTTTTACATTTTCAACAGGGGCAGCAGCCTCAGTGGAATAACATTTTTCAGTTTTAGTAAATTCATCGAAGACGCATTTAACGTCAGCTCCACAATTAAACTCTGCAGTTTCGTCAGCATTGTCAAAAGTCACATAAGCAACTCCGCCGCAAGCCAATATATTAACTTTACTTCCTTCTGAACCCATTATAGCCATAGTGCAAGAGTCAGTTCCTGTGCAAGTCAGATCCTGAACATTAGGATAGTAACATGTGTGTGTGGAAGTAGAACCTAAAAATTTACATGTTAACTGTTCATATAGCAGGTTATTTTTATTAGGAATCTGAGCCTCACATATTTTAGTTTGAGTAGCTTCATCGAAGACGCATTTAACTGCCATCTGAGTTTCGGTGCGGGTAGAGCAATTTTTAGTTTGGGTAGCTTCATCTACGACGCAGTTAACTGCTTTCTCAGGTTCTGGTGTATAACAATTGACCTCTACAGTTTCGTTAAAACCGTCAATAATGACATAACCGACATTATTGCACGCTTTTATATCGACTTTAGACCCTTGTGTACCCATTACATTCATAGTGCAAGAGTCAGTTCCTGTACAGGACAGATCAATATTAGGGGCGTAACATGTCTGTGTGGAATTAGACGCGGAAAATAAACACGTTACCTGCTCATATACTGTTGTTGAAGTAGTTGATGTCTGGCCGTCTGTTGGCGTTTCTTCTCCTTGGTCATTTGTAACCATTCCAGTAATCAAGTCGAAAATACCAGCATAAGCGATTGAACTGCTCAATACTGCAATTAAGAATAATACGATAATCTTTTTCATTGTTGATTCACCTCTACAAACTTATGTTATAATTTCTATTTTAGACTCACATATATATTAAGATATCGAATTTGCCCCAGCCATTCCCCCTAGTGAAAACACCCTCCCATATTGCACATAATTATATCATATATAATTATAAAAGCACGAGGCAAAATTTACAGATAGTGCAAGAAGTAATTTACCACCGTTAAGTGGCTAATAAATGGAAACATTTATATATGAGTCATCATTAAATATCGTAATGAAACCCATAATCATCAGACTTTATGAACTTTTATTGGCAGATCCAACTAAAGATGCCGATTATACCGAAGGTAATGAAGTAAATGGATATAGGGTATTTGGCTCAGCTTTGGAAATGGCAGACAGGTTTTCTGGTGCATTTAATAAAAAACCAATTGGTTCACCATGTAATCTGTTAACTGGACCATCAATATGGCATGTAGATAATTGCACTATAAGGTATGATACTAAAAGGGATAAAGAAATACCAAACAATCCGCTTTGTTTTGGCTATTTAACTGTTGTAGGTTCTAGACCAAATATTGATAAAGTTAATAAAATTTTAACAGATTCATTTTCACGAATAGATGATCTAGTAAAAGACTGCGAATATTAATTACTTCTTGCCATTTATTCTTTTTTATTAGTTGCGCTAATACACGACCCCTAACGAGAGAGCATAACAACGATTCGCACATCTTATTTGCTTCACACTTTCCAAACCTTTTTATATCATTGCCTTTTCCCTTATTTTATGCCGAAAGCAGTATTCCATGAATGGTTCAAAACTTACAAGAATGTATTTGATCAGCATAGCGAGCGCCTTATTTTCAAGCTGATTAGCGAGGGCTATTTTGAAGGATTAAAAAGTCCGATCTCAATCGGAAAGGAAGCGAATATTTTCTCAGCTGAAAAAAAGGACGGCAGCCCAGTTATTGTCAAGATTTACAGGCTGCAGAACTGCAACTTCAATAAGATGTATTATTATATCCAGGCAGATCCAAGATTTCCTGCTTTAAAGAAACAGAGAAGAAAAGTCATATTTTCGTGGGTGCAGAGGGAATACAGGAATTTACTAAAAGCAAGGGAAGCAGGAGCAAGAGTTCCAACGCCATTTACATTTGCAGACAATATCATTGTAATGGAATTCATAGGAGATGAAAAAGTTGCGCCAATGCTTAAAGATTCTTTGCCTTCAGATATGGCTTCTTTTTTTAATGACCTTGTTGATAATATGAAAAAAATGTACAAAGCAGGATTGGT is part of the Candidatus Woesearchaeota archaeon genome and encodes:
- a CDS encoding serine protein kinase RIO, whose protein sequence is MPKAVFHEWFKTYKNVFDQHSERLIFKLISEGYFEGLKSPISIGKEANIFSAEKKDGSPVIVKIYRLQNCNFNKMYYYIQADPRFPALKKQRRKVIFSWVQREYRNLLKAREAGARVPTPFTFADNIIVMEFIGDEKVAPMLKDSLPSDMASFFNDLVDNMKKMYKAGLVHADLSAFNILNFNDRPVFIDFSQGTVTDNTEAESLLKRDIKNVCIFFRKYGLKADEEKVLKKIKGK
- the dnaG gene encoding DNA primase DnaG, with product MGKIAPVSSKYIVHTVIEIEGVVDKPDVIGAIFGQTEGLLGADLELRELQRSGKIGRIEVNLETRSGKTTGSIIVPSSLDKAETAIVAASLEIIQRIGPCNAKTKVQNIEDVRVSKRSFVIERAKELLKSLIDTTMPDSQELADEVAYSVRVMEIAEYGEDRLPAGPAIDESDEIVVVEGRADVLNLLKHGIKNAIAMNGTSVPQTIIDLSKRKTITAFVDGDRGGDLILKELLSATDIDYAVKAPDGKEVEEITKKEIHKALRSRISAEQLKLDVSRSAESESRAPTAAGRIIASQRQVMPMQQPVQPSRPSYAPAPIRKTIATPEEKKTFKGMLEDLIGTRAAYILDEKSNTLGKVPVSELLTTIKSLGAGCYAVVFDGIIDRALIQIAERSSIKHLIAMDSKVRNTETRINILTSAEL
- a CDS encoding NUDIX domain-containing protein, which encodes MEFLDSVNENDEITGRASKKEIYEKQLLHRIVHVLVFNDKGEMALQLRSKCTSFCPLHWCTSAGGHAQSGESYEKAALRELKEEIGTMAKIDFAHKDLYTVTGNFRKFLATFRTVFNGSFKINPVEVEKVEFFSLDKIQKMIKDREKFHPELLFLLRKHFNMK